A single Thiohalobacter thiocyanaticus DNA region contains:
- a CDS encoding succinylglutamate desuccinylase/aspartoacylase family protein yields the protein MQADPLHINGRSIAPGTRTTLELPITRLYTHTPITMPVQIVRGNKAGPHLFVSAAIHGDELNGVEIIRRVLRSAALKRLRGTLIAVPIVNVQGFLQHSRELPDQRDLNRVFPGSEKGSLAARLAHTFMEEIVGNSTHGIDLHTGARHRFNLPHIRANMHLPDTEAMAKAFGTPVVLNADIRDGSLRQAATEAEIPTLLYEAGEALRFDEVSIRAGVRGVINVMHYLGMLPPSSRKKKRPRAEPVIAESSAWVRAPGSGILRPLIGLGARVRKGDVLGIVSDPFGSQEREIKSTYAGIVIGRTHLPMAYEGEALFHIARFETVEDVAAQVEAFQATYQMEESHPGTATFNDEPEPSSNE from the coding sequence ATGCAAGCCGATCCACTCCACATCAACGGCCGGAGCATTGCGCCCGGCACCCGCACCACGCTGGAGCTGCCCATCACCCGGCTCTACACGCACACGCCCATCACCATGCCGGTGCAGATCGTGCGCGGCAACAAGGCCGGGCCGCACCTGTTCGTCAGTGCCGCCATCCACGGCGACGAACTCAACGGTGTGGAGATCATCCGCCGGGTACTGCGCTCGGCGGCGCTGAAGCGCCTGCGCGGCACCCTGATCGCCGTGCCCATCGTCAATGTGCAGGGTTTTCTGCAGCACTCGCGCGAACTGCCCGATCAACGCGATCTCAACCGGGTCTTCCCCGGCTCCGAAAAGGGCTCGCTGGCGGCACGCCTGGCACACACCTTCATGGAGGAGATCGTCGGCAATTCCACCCACGGCATCGACCTGCACACGGGTGCGCGCCACCGCTTCAACCTGCCGCACATCCGCGCCAACATGCACCTGCCTGATACCGAGGCCATGGCCAAGGCCTTCGGCACGCCGGTGGTGCTCAACGCCGACATCCGCGACGGTTCGCTGCGTCAGGCCGCCACCGAGGCCGAGATCCCCACCCTGCTCTACGAGGCCGGCGAGGCACTGCGCTTCGACGAGGTATCCATTCGCGCCGGTGTGCGCGGTGTGATCAATGTCATGCATTACCTGGGCATGCTGCCGCCGTCGAGTCGGAAAAAGAAGCGTCCCCGGGCCGAACCGGTGATCGCCGAGTCCAGCGCCTGGGTGCGCGCCCCCGGCAGCGGCATCCTGCGCCCGCTGATCGGCCTGGGTGCGCGGGTGCGCAAGGGCGACGTGCTCGGCATCGTCTCGGACCCCTTCGGCAGCCAGGAACGCGAAATCAAGTCCACCTACGCCGGGATCGTGATCGGCCGGACCCATCTGCCCATGGCCTATGAGGGCGAAGCGCTGTTTCACATTGCCCGCTTCGAGACGGTCGAGGACGTCGCCGCCCAGGTCGAAGCCTTCCAGGCCACTTACCAGATGGAAGAGTCTCATCCCGGCACGGCGACGTTCAATGACGAACCCGAGCCTTCATCCAACGAGTGA
- the rimK gene encoding 30S ribosomal protein S6--L-glutamate ligase yields the protein MNIAILSRRASLYSTRRLVEAAKERGHEVRVIDTLRCYMNIASHKPEVHYKGENLSGFDAVIPRIGASITFYGTAVLRQFEMMGTFPVNESVAITRARDKLRSLQLLSRRGIGLPITGFAHSPDDVEDLIKMVGGAPLVIKLLEGTQGIGVVLAETRQAAESVIEAFMGLRTNIMVQEYIGEARGSDIRCFVIGDKVVAAMKRQAKEGEFRSNLHRGGSATLIKITPEERSTAVRAARIMGLNVAGVDILRSNHGPVVMEVNSSPGLEGIESATGKDIAGMIIQFIEKNAKFGKTGTKGKG from the coding sequence ATGAACATCGCTATACTCTCCCGCCGCGCCTCGCTCTACTCCACCCGGCGCCTGGTCGAGGCCGCCAAGGAGCGCGGCCACGAAGTGCGGGTGATCGACACCCTGCGCTGCTATATGAACATCGCCTCGCACAAGCCGGAGGTGCATTACAAGGGCGAGAACCTGAGCGGCTTCGACGCCGTCATTCCGCGCATCGGCGCCTCCATTACCTTCTACGGCACCGCCGTGCTGCGTCAGTTCGAGATGATGGGCACCTTCCCGGTCAACGAGTCCGTCGCCATCACCCGCGCCCGTGACAAGCTGCGCTCGCTGCAGCTGCTCTCGCGCCGCGGCATCGGTCTGCCGATCACCGGCTTCGCCCATTCGCCGGATGACGTCGAAGACCTGATCAAGATGGTCGGCGGCGCCCCGCTGGTAATCAAACTGCTGGAAGGCACCCAGGGCATCGGCGTGGTGCTGGCCGAGACCCGTCAGGCCGCGGAGAGCGTGATCGAGGCCTTCATGGGGCTGCGCACCAACATCATGGTGCAGGAATACATCGGCGAAGCCAGAGGCTCCGACATCCGCTGCTTCGTCATCGGCGACAAGGTGGTCGCGGCCATGAAACGTCAGGCCAAGGAGGGCGAATTCCGCTCCAACCTGCATCGGGGCGGCTCCGCCACCCTGATCAAGATCACCCCCGAGGAGCGTTCCACCGCGGTGCGCGCGGCCAGGATCATGGGGCTGAACGTGGCCGGTGTGGACATCCTGCGTTCCAATCACGGCCCGGTGGTCATGGAGGTCAACTCCTCGCCCGGCCTGGAGGGCATCGAAAGCGCCACCGGCAAGGACATCGCCGGGATGATCATCCAGTTCATCGAGAAGAACGCCAAGTTCGGCAAGACGGGCACCAAGGGCAAGGGCTGA
- a CDS encoding protein kinase domain-containing protein — protein sequence MAVRKVKPIRSFNFKPGRVLAGKYEVVSSLGSGWEGEVYLVVEKDTGIERAAKFFYPQRNPNNRSLLFYAKKLHKLRNCPILIQYHTQDSVTLQRQPVKFIVSDYVEGELLSNFIEEQPGQRLDYFQGLHLLYTLAQGIESIHHMGEYHGDLHTDNIIVQRAGLAFEVKLVDMYHWGPPTAQNIRQDVFDLVRILYDVLGGQRHYARQPQPVKSVINGLKRTLILKKFKTAGQLREYLENLSW from the coding sequence ATGGCCGTGCGCAAGGTGAAACCGATCCGAAGCTTCAATTTCAAACCCGGCCGCGTACTTGCCGGGAAATATGAAGTGGTCAGTTCGCTCGGCTCCGGCTGGGAAGGCGAGGTGTATCTGGTGGTGGAGAAGGACACCGGCATCGAACGCGCGGCCAAGTTCTTCTACCCGCAGCGCAACCCGAACAACCGCAGCCTGCTCTTCTATGCCAAGAAACTGCACAAGCTGCGCAACTGCCCGATCCTGATCCAGTACCATACCCAGGACAGCGTCACCCTTCAGCGTCAGCCGGTGAAGTTCATCGTCTCGGATTATGTCGAGGGCGAGCTGTTGTCCAACTTCATCGAGGAACAGCCAGGCCAGCGGCTGGATTATTTTCAGGGCCTGCATCTTCTCTATACCCTGGCCCAGGGCATCGAGAGCATTCATCACATGGGCGAGTATCACGGCGACCTGCATACCGATAACATCATCGTGCAGCGCGCGGGACTCGCATTCGAAGTCAAGCTGGTGGACATGTACCACTGGGGACCGCCGACGGCACAGAACATCCGCCAGGACGTATTCGATCTTGTCCGTATTCTCTATGATGTCCTCGGCGGTCAGCGTCACTACGCACGCCAGCCGCAGCCGGTAAAATCGGTCATCAACGGCCTGAAACGCACTTTGATATTGAAAAAATTCAAAACTGCGGGACAATTGAGAGAATATCTTGAAAATCTGTCCTGGTAA